The Fluviispira vulneris sequence ATGCCTTTGGTGCAAAAGATACGGGCAGAATTCTTTCCATCACAATACCTCTTGTTGCTTTTTCTCCTGCAATAGCTCCTGTTCTTGGAGGTTATATTGAAATATTATATAATTGGAGAGCAATATTTTTAGCTTTAGGTATTTACGGATTAATTATTTTATTCTTACTTTGTTCACCTATATTTCCTAATAGTAAAGTTACTGCAAAAAAACAGAAATCCGCCTTTGATTTCCCATTATTTTTAGCCATGTTAAAAAATAAAAAATTTATTGGTTTTGCCTTATTTATGATGACTTCTAATGCAACATATTTTTCATTTTTAGCAGGGGCACCTTTTCTGTTAAAAAAGTTTGGTTATTCACCTTCAGCAGTTGGTTATGCTTTTTGTATCGCTTCCTTCCCATATATGTTTGCTTCGCTGTTAGGAAGACGACTTTCATATAAATTAAGTAATATGCAAATCATATTTTTAGGCTTGGTTTTAAATATCATTGGTGGAATTATTTTTCTTATAATGTATTACTTTTCATGGCAGCATATGGCTGCTCTTATGATTCCTATTTTTGTTATTACAATTGGGAATGGATTTTTAATGCCTTTTTCTTCAGCCAACGCCATTGCTTTGTACCCTAAAAATTCTGGATTAGTGACAGGAACTATGGGATCGGCCCAACTTACAGCGGCTTCCTTAGGCACAGCAATGATGGGTTTTATAGAAAATGGAACATTTCTTCCCTTTGCTGCAATTGTTATAAGTTTTTCGTTGTTAACAATTTTTTATTATTTATCTGTATTTGGCTCTCCTAGGCTCTATCTAAAAGGTCAAATAGATTATTAATTTTACTG is a genomic window containing:
- a CDS encoding multidrug effflux MFS transporter, which codes for MEHDILVRKDSESWGKIRTIFFVSGIIFICAIGFVASDIYLPSLPTIADYFKKDAAYVQLTMSLFLLTMAIFQIFSGSISDKYGRKRVLFVFSLIFILSSLGCFYSSSINELIIYRCLQALGACAGMSIGQAMIADAFGAKDTGRILSITIPLVAFSPAIAPVLGGYIEILYNWRAIFLALGIYGLIILFLLCSPIFPNSKVTAKKQKSAFDFPLFLAMLKNKKFIGFALFMMTSNATYFSFLAGAPFLLKKFGYSPSAVGYAFCIASFPYMFASLLGRRLSYKLSNMQIIFLGLVLNIIGGIIFLIMYYFSWQHMAALMIPIFVITIGNGFLMPFSSANAIALYPKNSGLVTGTMGSAQLTAASLGTAMMGFIENGTFLPFAAIVISFSLLTIFYYLSVFGSPRLYLKGQIDY